In the genome of Mycobacterium kansasii ATCC 12478, one region contains:
- a CDS encoding WhiB family transcriptional regulator: MTAPVLHDAPLGACTQDPERWTTSPDDQAKALCRACPCRWSCAREAVELPGAQGLWAGVVIPEAGRLRASALGRLRSLAERNGYPVRESASLA; this comes from the coding sequence ATGACCGCACCAGTATTGCATGACGCCCCGTTGGGCGCTTGCACGCAGGACCCCGAACGCTGGACAACCAGTCCCGATGACCAGGCAAAAGCACTGTGCCGCGCTTGCCCGTGTCGGTGGTCGTGTGCCCGCGAAGCGGTCGAGTTGCCGGGTGCACAAGGGCTGTGGGCCGGCGTCGTGATCCCTGAGGCGGGTCGGCTGCGCGCGTCTGCGTTGGGTCGATTGCGGTCGCTGGCCGAGCGTAACGGTTACCCGGTGCGTGAATCTGCATCATTGGCCTGA
- a CDS encoding EspA/EspE family type VII secretion system effector, whose protein sequence is MDVWQLFCDLWQDAWIEQTPEVAEMLLKQPAAQELAEDFPERPRGSSVCGWTIRGLSGLQPLLGDGSPDPGDRLAASGPMFADVSARIAALIPDDGWQGLAAQSYSAQNLAQSQRAKMMGDLDRRTGELVSAQAEAIQRVYYVVVAERLAVAGTFAFCIYYEVTGGPAGQILSFQVAVAVCTVAIIVLSGFLIDLWITTSQNAIDLQAATQKLTDMLTMLPTLSDTIPGLPDGALPPSHTRPEFDAARLLDFTGPLPETPDISLAFADLPGSLEFNLPTLPSPGFPDFGAPHLPIPQLTGMPTLPDPFCGADGLPRVPTANELAASPDFSGALAGLPIMAQLTAPFSRLTGLPGAAGGLSQLTNTAGQQAQMISSLTQQGARPQAPPADQVTRDGDTAGAAAGTPGARRVPVDAATDPSQQGQQRVM, encoded by the coding sequence ATGGATGTCTGGCAGCTCTTTTGCGACCTGTGGCAAGACGCGTGGATCGAGCAGACCCCGGAGGTGGCGGAGATGCTGTTAAAGCAGCCGGCGGCACAAGAGTTGGCAGAAGACTTCCCAGAGAGGCCACGGGGATCCAGTGTGTGCGGTTGGACCATCCGCGGCCTCAGCGGCCTGCAGCCATTGCTTGGAGACGGGAGCCCCGATCCGGGTGATCGCTTGGCGGCCAGTGGGCCGATGTTCGCTGATGTCAGTGCCCGGATCGCGGCTCTCATTCCCGATGACGGCTGGCAGGGCTTAGCAGCGCAATCCTATTCAGCCCAGAACCTCGCACAATCACAGCGCGCGAAAATGATGGGTGATCTCGACCGTCGAACCGGCGAGCTGGTTTCGGCTCAAGCCGAAGCCATTCAAAGAGTTTACTACGTCGTGGTGGCAGAGAGGCTCGCGGTTGCCGGTACGTTCGCATTCTGCATTTATTACGAGGTGACAGGTGGGCCTGCTGGCCAAATTCTGTCGTTTCAAGTTGCAGTAGCCGTATGCACCGTTGCGATAATTGTCCTCTCTGGTTTCCTGATCGACTTGTGGATCACGACATCCCAGAATGCAATCGATCTGCAGGCAGCGACGCAGAAATTGACCGATATGTTGACGATGTTGCCCACACTCTCCGACACGATTCCCGGATTGCCAGATGGGGCCCTCCCGCCTTCACATACCCGTCCGGAATTCGACGCCGCCAGGCTGCTTGACTTCACCGGGCCGCTCCCCGAAACACCGGATATCTCCTTGGCTTTCGCCGACTTACCCGGCTCACTCGAATTCAACCTGCCCACCCTACCGAGCCCCGGCTTCCCCGATTTCGGCGCACCCCACTTGCCCATCCCCCAGTTGACCGGCATGCCAACCTTGCCCGACCCGTTCTGCGGCGCGGATGGTCTACCCAGGGTGCCCACCGCAAACGAACTGGCCGCCTCACCCGACTTTTCGGGGGCCCTGGCTGGGCTGCCCATAATGGCTCAGCTAACGGCACCCTTCAGCCGGCTCACCGGGCTCCCGGGGGCAGCCGGCGGGCTCAGCCAACTCACTAACACAGCCGGTCAACAGGCACAGATGATCTCCTCACTAACCCAACAGGGCGCCCGCCCGCAGGCACCCCCGGCCGATCAGGTCACCCGGGACGGCGATACCGCCGGCGCCGCCGCGGGCACACCCGGCGCACGGCGCGTTCCAGTAGACGCCGCAACCGACCCCTCCCAACAGGGCCAGCAGCGCGTCATGTAA
- a CDS encoding EspA/EspE family type VII secretion system effector, with product MNGPSVSSDISSEWSDIQRFLRSSLSSSDGAETLPPSWSFPPDDDATSTGSFQFPTDSEDELPNISDDNPEKRVLRGSVVCYVTWCALGGMLGWLGDGSPDAGDRLVASGSVFDDVSAQIAALIPDGGWQGLAAQAYVGQNLAQSQRAKMMGDLDRLAGGLVSAQAPAVSDTRRWLLYEMITVAAVGVGCLALEEFGGPAGQQASLAVAVVVCAAALGVAIDKMVSLKNTTSQNATNLQGLTQRLTAMATTSPTPSTPIPGLPDVPSSPTSSPTAGLPDDTGPRPETPDVGVVLADLPGSPGVDVPDLPSPGFPDFGARHLPIPTLTGMPNLPNALPGLPTVPTADEFAALPDLSGALAAVPGLSLANLPTMAQLATPLGQLSGLSGAASGLGQLATMAGQQAQMISALAQQSTQQHTTLTHQVTPDDDTPGADAGTANGQRAPIDTATSPSQPGQQRVP from the coding sequence ATGAACGGGCCTTCGGTCTCGTCGGACATCTCGTCCGAGTGGTCGGACATCCAGCGCTTCCTGCGCTCATCCTTGTCTTCCTCTGACGGGGCGGAGACGTTGCCGCCGTCCTGGAGCTTCCCCCCTGACGACGACGCCACCTCGACAGGCTCGTTCCAGTTCCCGACCGACTCGGAAGATGAGCTCCCGAACATCTCGGACGACAACCCGGAGAAGAGGGTGTTGCGGGGATCCGTTGTTTGCTATGTGACCTGGTGCGCCCTTGGCGGCATGCTGGGATGGCTGGGCGATGGAAGCCCCGATGCGGGTGATCGCTTGGTGGCCAGTGGGTCGGTGTTCGATGACGTCAGTGCCCAGATCGCGGCTCTTATTCCCGACGGCGGCTGGCAGGGCTTGGCGGCGCAGGCCTATGTAGGCCAGAACCTCGCACAATCACAGCGCGCGAAGATGATGGGTGATCTCGATCGTCTTGCCGGCGGCCTGGTTTCTGCTCAGGCCCCCGCCGTTTCGGACACTCGCAGGTGGCTGCTTTACGAGATGATCACCGTTGCCGCGGTGGGCGTTGGTTGCTTGGCCCTGGAAGAATTCGGGGGCCCTGCCGGCCAACAGGCATCGCTTGCCGTCGCAGTAGTCGTTTGCGCCGCTGCGCTTGGTGTCGCCATCGACAAAATGGTCTCGTTGAAGAACACGACGTCCCAAAATGCGACCAACCTGCAGGGGCTGACCCAGAGATTGACCGCTATGGCGACGACGTCGCCGACACCGTCTACCCCGATTCCCGGGCTCCCCGACGTGCCCTCGTCCCCAACATCGTCCCCTACCGCGGGCCTACCCGACGACACCGGCCCCCGCCCCGAGACACCCGATGTCGGTGTGGTGTTGGCGGACTTACCGGGCTCACCTGGAGTCGACGTGCCCGACCTACCGAGCCCCGGTTTCCCCGATTTCGGCGCTCGCCACCTGCCCATCCCCACCTTGACCGGCATGCCAAATCTCCCCAACGCGTTGCCCGGCCTACCCACGGTGCCCACCGCAGACGAATTCGCCGCGCTGCCCGACTTGTCGGGCGCCTTGGCCGCTGTGCCCGGCCTGAGCCTGGCCAATCTCCCCACCATGGCGCAGCTGGCGACACCGCTGGGCCAGCTCAGCGGGCTCTCGGGGGCGGCCAGCGGGCTCGGCCAACTGGCCACCATGGCCGGCCAACAAGCCCAAATGATCTCCGCCCTGGCCCAACAGAGCACCCAACAGCACACCACCCTGACCCATCAGGTCACACCGGACGACGACACCCCCGGCGCCGACGCGGGCACAGCCAACGGCCAGCGCGCTCCCATCGACACCGCAACCAGCCCCTCCCAACCGGGCCAACAGCGCGTCCCGTAG
- a CDS encoding EspA/EspE family type VII secretion system effector has product MFDEVSAHIASLVPGDGWQGLAAQAYSAQNLAQSQRAKVIGDLDQETGDLVSAQAEAVQEVRYVVVAEIATAAATLAFCIYAETTMGPTGQILSLHVAVPVCTVAIAVLAGFLIDLAITTSRNASKAQEMAQRLAEMVTSLPTLPDATRQSPDVSFPSACCPSDFDAADHTLAPSIAGRPKRNGPPPETPDVSLVFADLPGSPEFSVPAVATPGFPDFGVPHVPIPILARLRSSLDIWSALATFPSLGLADLPTVATQPPMAQLAAPLAQLAGLSGAASALSQLTNVATQRAHTISSLAQQGTQQPATLAAHVTRDHDTPSAATAHPPPGALPSRPQPAPRNRAGSASGEAPSTHQSPGAQSHHQPRPEPVHR; this is encoded by the coding sequence ATGTTCGACGAAGTCAGCGCCCATATCGCATCCCTTGTTCCCGGCGATGGCTGGCAGGGCTTAGCGGCGCAAGCTTATTCAGCCCAGAACCTTGCGCAATCACAGCGCGCGAAGGTAATCGGAGATCTCGACCAAGAAACCGGTGACCTGGTTTCCGCTCAAGCCGAAGCCGTTCAAGAAGTTCGCTACGTCGTGGTTGCAGAGATCGCTACAGCTGCCGCTACGTTGGCATTTTGCATTTACGCCGAAACGACTATGGGGCCCACTGGCCAAATCCTGTCGCTTCACGTTGCAGTACCCGTATGCACTGTCGCGATAGCTGTCTTGGCTGGCTTCCTGATCGATCTGGCGATCACGACATCGCGGAATGCGAGCAAGGCGCAGGAAATGGCCCAGAGATTAGCCGAAATGGTGACGAGTTTGCCGACATTGCCCGACGCGACTCGCCAGTCGCCGGACGTGTCCTTCCCCTCAGCATGTTGCCCTTCCGATTTCGACGCCGCCGATCACACCCTGGCCCCCTCTATTGCGGGGCGGCCCAAGCGCAACGGGCCACCTCCAGAAACACCTGACGTCTCCTTGGTTTTCGCTGACTTGCCTGGCTCGCCCGAATTCAGCGTGCCCGCCGTAGCAACCCCCGGATTCCCCGATTTCGGTGTGCCCCACGTGCCCATCCCCATTTTGGCCCGCTTGCGAAGCTCGCTAGACATTTGGAGCGCGTTAGCTACTTTCCCCAGCCTGGGCTTGGCAGATCTGCCCACCGTAGCCACGCAGCCGCCAATGGCTCAACTGGCGGCACCGCTAGCCCAGCTCGCCGGGCTCTCGGGGGCAGCTAGCGCACTCAGCCAACTCACCAACGTGGCCACTCAACGGGCACACACGATCTCCTCGCTCGCCCAGCAAGGCACTCAGCAGCCGGCAACTCTGGCCGCTCATGTCACCCGAGACCACGACACCCCGAGCGCCGCCACGGCACACCCACCGCCCGGCGCGCTCCCGTCGAGACCGCAACCAGCCCCTCGCAACCGGGCCGGCAGCGCGTCAGGTGAGGCGCCATCAACGCACCAAAGCCCTGGCGCTCAAAGCCACCACCAGCCAAGACCGGAGCCGGTGCACCGTTAG
- a CDS encoding EspA/EspE family type VII secretion system effector: protein MSDIGDGFPQDAIPDIPHDDPVRAPRVRGSVICASTLGGLLIVRVSLGFGNPDTGDRFVGSGSKFDEVGDRIAALVPDGGWQGLAAQAYLSQNLAQSQRAKVIRDLDHQTGDLVSAQAQAVVNAREAANIGMVIAGIALGVCATCEATMGPPGQILSFQIALFMCSPAVALVVVFLIELAVAASQNASKLQAMTQRLTDLVTSLPTRSGPIPGLTDSTFPPAHPRSEFDGADPVVPPTIAGLPDDTAPRPETPDICLALADLPGSLEFSVPNLPSPGFPDFGAPHLPIPQLAGMPSLPNSSTGRPNLADVFAGGMSNVPTADELPALPGLAEALAAMPSLNLANLATMTSQPAMAQLAASLSQLTGLSGAAGGLGQLANTAARQAQMISSVTQQGVQQLTTPADHDIAGAATGTPTELRVPVDAATGTSQRRQQHVA from the coding sequence ATGTCAGACATCGGGGACGGCTTCCCCCAGGACGCTATCCCGGACATACCACACGACGACCCGGTGAGGGCGCCGAGAGTGCGGGGATCCGTTATTTGCGCTTCGACCCTGGGCGGCTTACTGATCGTTCGGGTATCCCTTGGATTTGGCAACCCCGACACGGGTGATCGCTTCGTGGGCAGTGGGTCGAAATTCGACGAAGTCGGCGACCGGATCGCGGCTCTTGTTCCCGACGGCGGCTGGCAGGGCTTGGCGGCGCAGGCCTATTTATCCCAAAACCTCGCACAATCGCAGCGCGCGAAGGTAATCCGAGATCTCGACCATCAAACCGGCGACCTGGTTTCCGCTCAAGCCCAAGCCGTGGTGAACGCTCGGGAAGCCGCGAATATTGGAATGGTCATCGCTGGAATTGCGTTGGGAGTATGCGCTACCTGCGAAGCAACGATGGGGCCCCCCGGTCAAATCCTGTCGTTTCAAATCGCGCTATTCATGTGCAGTCCTGCAGTCGCTCTTGTCGTTGTCTTCCTGATCGAATTAGCGGTCGCGGCCTCCCAGAACGCGAGCAAGCTGCAGGCAATGACCCAGAGATTGACCGATCTGGTAACGAGTTTGCCGACACGGTCTGGTCCCATTCCCGGGTTAACCGATTCGACTTTCCCCCCAGCACATCCGCGTTCCGAATTCGACGGCGCCGACCCCGTCGTGCCGCCCACCATCGCGGGCCTGCCCGACGACACCGCACCCCGCCCCGAGACACCCGATATTTGCTTAGCACTGGCGGACTTACCCGGCTCGCTTGAATTCAGCGTGCCCAACTTGCCGAGCCCCGGCTTCCCCGATTTCGGTGCGCCTCATTTACCCATCCCCCAGTTGGCCGGCATGCCGAGCCTGCCCAACTCGTCGACCGGCCGGCCCAACTTGGCCGACGTGTTCGCCGGTGGCATGTCCAACGTTCCCACCGCAGACGAATTGCCCGCGCTACCTGGCTTGGCGGAGGCCTTGGCCGCTATGCCCAGCCTGAACCTGGCCAACCTGGCCACCATGACCTCGCAGCCCGCGATGGCTCAGCTGGCGGCATCCCTGAGCCAGCTCACCGGCCTCTCCGGGGCGGCCGGCGGGCTCGGCCAACTGGCCAACACGGCCGCTCGACAGGCACAAATGATCTCCTCAGTGACCCAGCAGGGCGTCCAACAGCTGACCACCCCGGCCGATCACGACATCGCCGGCGCCGCAACGGGCACGCCCACCGAACTGCGCGTCCCTGTCGATGCCGCAACCGGTACCTCCCAACGACGCCAACAGCACGTCGCGTAG
- a CDS encoding EspA/EspE family type VII secretion system effector, producing the protein MASRAIFDDVSAQIAALVPDGGWQGSAAQAYLAQNLAQSQRAKLMGDLDHLSGDLVSAQAETIQNARTVVFLIMVFVGFLLVICVTAELNGGPAGQILSYQLALKGCTLALSAVDACLVWLMITTSRNTRNLQILAQELTDTMTRLPTLSDPVPGSPDVSFHPGHSPSDVETADHTVPATIPGPPDDNAPTAETPDVASAFAHLPGSPEFSMPDLPTPGFPDLGTPYLRVPQLAGMPSLGDLFCSPDGMHGLDLANPTTTSQPTMAPLTARLSQLTGLSGAASGLSRLANTAGQQAQMISSLAGQGAQQHATLAGHATRDDDTVVAAADTTTAGRAPVDTATGSSQARPQRVP; encoded by the coding sequence GTGGCCAGTAGGGCAATATTCGACGACGTCAGCGCCCAGATCGCGGCTCTTGTTCCCGACGGCGGCTGGCAGGGCTCGGCGGCGCAGGCCTATTTAGCCCAAAACCTCGCACAGTCACAGCGCGCGAAGCTCATGGGCGATCTCGACCATCTCAGCGGCGACCTTGTTTCCGCTCAAGCCGAAACAATTCAGAACGCTCGCACGGTCGTATTTCTCATCATGGTGTTTGTTGGCTTCCTGCTAGTCATTTGCGTAACCGCTGAACTAAACGGGGGACCCGCCGGCCAAATCCTGTCGTATCAACTCGCACTAAAGGGGTGCACTCTTGCACTGTCCGCCGTCGATGCCTGCCTGGTGTGGTTAATGATCACGACATCTCGGAATACGCGCAACCTGCAGATATTGGCGCAGGAATTGACCGATACGATGACGAGATTGCCGACACTGTCCGACCCGGTTCCCGGGTCGCCCGATGTGTCCTTCCACCCCGGACATTCCCCTTCCGACGTCGAGACAGCCGACCACACCGTGCCCGCCACTATCCCGGGCCCGCCCGATGACAACGCGCCCACCGCCGAGACACCGGATGTTGCCTCCGCGTTCGCTCACCTACCCGGCTCACCTGAATTCAGCATGCCCGACCTCCCCACCCCCGGCTTCCCCGATCTCGGCACGCCCTACCTGCGCGTTCCCCAGTTAGCCGGCATGCCCAGCTTGGGTGACTTGTTCTGCAGTCCCGATGGCATGCACGGCCTGGACCTGGCCAACCCCACGACGACCTCGCAGCCCACCATGGCCCCCCTAACAGCACGACTCAGCCAGCTCACCGGGCTCTCGGGGGCAGCCAGCGGGCTCAGCCGACTCGCCAACACAGCCGGCCAACAGGCACAAATGATCTCGTCACTGGCCGGCCAGGGCGCCCAACAGCACGCCACTCTAGCCGGCCATGCCACCCGAGACGACGACACCGTCGTAGCCGCCGCGGACACAACCACCGCAGGACGAGCCCCGGTCGACACCGCAACCGGCTCTTCCCAGGCGCGCCCGCAGCGCGTCCCGTAA
- a CDS encoding PPE domain-containing protein, translated as MSACALDAAYTPVSNHLRTQLAAGAMEQQRLTQFMRSVAWAYDDVDEETVIALNNGGEGPVSPEGLTNNTPRPVALCDTATVRSAEPPNLIELEETRTILDKPDQAGSFTAFAEAWNKYNLTIQEPLGRFREFEDREGEEATAIQATFDQHRDRLHRMAQWSVTLAKQALDLARTHDWPSFTRRRHNYSGACLGRRRNRHLPQREQRVL; from the coding sequence GTGAGCGCGTGCGCCCTGGACGCGGCCTACACGCCGGTGTCAAACCACCTACGGACCCAGCTTGCTGCGGGCGCCATGGAGCAGCAACGCCTTACGCAGTTCATGAGGAGCGTGGCCTGGGCTTATGACGATGTTGACGAGGAGACTGTGATCGCCTTGAACAACGGTGGCGAAGGTCCCGTGTCGCCCGAAGGGCTGACGAACAACACCCCGCGCCCGGTAGCACTGTGCGATACCGCCACGGTCCGATCTGCCGAACCTCCAAACTTGATTGAACTCGAAGAGACAAGAACGATACTGGACAAACCAGACCAAGCCGGATCATTCACGGCCTTTGCGGAGGCATGGAATAAGTACAACCTAACGATTCAGGAACCGCTTGGTAGGTTCCGGGAATTTGAAGACCGGGAAGGCGAAGAGGCCACCGCTATTCAGGCCACATTCGATCAACACAGAGACCGGCTGCACCGCATGGCGCAATGGAGCGTCACGTTGGCCAAGCAAGCCTTAGACCTTGCCCGGACGCATGACTGGCCTAGTTTCACCCGCCGCCGGCACAACTACAGCGGAGCCTGCCTTGGTCGACGCCGCAACCGACATCTCCCGCAGCGCGAGCAGCGCGTCCTGTAG